Proteins from one Romboutsia sp. CE17 genomic window:
- a CDS encoding HAD-IIA family hydrolase, translated as MSKNIKDVNCFLLDMDGTIYLGNNLIDGVKEFLEELEAQNKRYIFMTNNSSKSKTTYVEKLKKLGINCDIDNIFTSGEATAIYLTEDKPNPKVFLLGTKDLEDEFINHGIILVNDTDEKPDFVVLGFDTTLTYNKIWKACDYLREGVSYIATHPDLNCPLEGGKYMPDTGSMIKMIEASTGKLPYIIGKPNKCIVESISKKFNIEKHHMAMVGDRLYTDVMLGVNSDITSVLVLSGETTMHDLEKSNVNPTYVFNSVKDIYSNLKEVGALL; from the coding sequence ATGAGTAAAAACATAAAGGATGTTAACTGTTTCTTATTAGATATGGATGGAACTATATATCTAGGAAATAATCTAATTGATGGAGTTAAAGAATTCTTAGAAGAGTTAGAAGCTCAAAACAAAAGATACATATTTATGACAAATAACTCATCCAAATCAAAAACTACATATGTAGAAAAGCTAAAAAAATTAGGTATAAATTGTGATATTGATAACATATTTACATCAGGTGAAGCAACTGCCATATATTTAACAGAAGATAAACCAAATCCAAAGGTATTTTTACTTGGAACGAAGGATTTAGAAGATGAATTTATAAATCATGGTATAATTTTAGTCAATGATACGGATGAAAAGCCTGATTTTGTAGTATTAGGATTTGATACAACTCTCACTTACAATAAAATATGGAAGGCTTGTGACTACTTAAGAGAAGGAGTGTCTTATATAGCAACGCATCCAGATTTAAATTGTCCATTAGAAGGTGGAAAGTACATGCCAGATACAGGATCAATGATAAAAATGATAGAAGCTTCTACAGGAAAGTTACCTTATATAATAGGAAAACCTAATAAGTGTATAGTGGAATCTATAAGTAAAAAATTCAATATTGAAAAACATCATATGGCTATGGTCGGAGATAGATTATATACAGATGTAATGCTAGGAGTAAATTCTGATATAACATCTGTACTAGTATTATCAGGAGAGACTACAATGCACGATTTAGAAAAATCAAATGTAAATCCAACATATGTATTTAATTCAGTAAAAGATATATACAGCAATTTAAAAGAAGTAGGTGCATTGCTATAA
- a CDS encoding dihydroxyacetone kinase subunit DhaK, with product MRRLFNDPYDIVEEMLDGYEKAHKETVHLLENDKRVVVYNKAPKTDKVGIIIGGGSGHEPLFLGYVGENFADAAVIGNINTSPSPEPCYNAAKAVDSGKGCLYMYGNYAGDVMNFDMGAEMAKEEGIRVETVLVTDDCISSKDIANRRGVAGDLFVFKTASAKAAMGADLDEVKAIAEKTNANCRSMGVAMSSSTLPVAGKCIFEMEEGDMEIGMGIHGEPGIKREKLRSADEVMTEIMENILPDLPYENGDEVYVLVNGLGGTPLMDLHVCYRKVHDILIEKGIKVYKSLVGTYASSMDMCGMSVTLLKLDDELKEAMDYPCDTPYFTIK from the coding sequence ATGAGAAGATTATTTAATGATCCATATGATATAGTTGAAGAAATGTTAGACGGATATGAAAAAGCTCATAAAGAAACAGTACATCTTTTAGAAAATGATAAAAGAGTAGTTGTTTACAATAAAGCACCTAAAACTGATAAAGTTGGTATAATAATAGGTGGAGGGTCTGGACATGAACCTTTATTCTTAGGATATGTTGGAGAGAACTTTGCTGATGCAGCAGTAATAGGAAATATAAATACCTCCCCATCTCCAGAACCTTGCTATAATGCTGCAAAAGCAGTTGATTCTGGTAAAGGGTGCTTATATATGTATGGAAATTATGCTGGAGATGTAATGAATTTTGATATGGGTGCAGAAATGGCAAAAGAAGAAGGTATAAGAGTTGAAACTGTTCTTGTAACTGACGATTGCATATCTTCTAAAGATATAGCTAATAGAAGGGGAGTTGCAGGAGACTTATTTGTATTTAAAACTGCATCTGCTAAAGCAGCTATGGGTGCAGATTTAGATGAAGTTAAAGCCATAGCGGAAAAGACAAATGCAAACTGTAGATCTATGGGGGTTGCAATGTCTTCATCTACACTACCTGTTGCTGGAAAATGTATCTTTGAAATGGAAGAAGGAGATATGGAAATAGGTATGGGAATACATGGAGAACCCGGAATAAAAAGAGAAAAGCTACGTTCAGCTGACGAAGTAATGACTGAAATAATGGAAAATATACTACCAGACTTACCTTATGAAAATGGTGATGAAGTATATGTATTAGTTAATGGTCTTGGTGGAACTCCATTAATGGATTTACATGTGTGTTATAGAAAAGTACACGACATACTAATAGAAAAAGGTATAAAAGTATACAAATCCTTAGTAGGTACATATGCATCTTCTATGGATATGTGTGGAATGTCTGTTACTTTATTAAAGCTTGATGATGAGTTAAAAGAAGCTATGGATTATCCATGTGACACTCCATATTTTACAATAAAATAA
- a CDS encoding ribulokinase, whose product MKYVVGIDYGTQSGRAVVVNCENGNVVGESVYNYADGVIDDLLPTTKEELPVDWALQNPNDYLEVLFRAVPDAVQKSGVNKEDIVGVGIDFTACTVLPINEKGQALCNLDEYKNNPHAWTKLWKHHGGQPEANIINALAKEMGERFYKRIGKISSELLLPKIFELVNDDPRLYDEIYAFIEGTDWVTMQMTGKLVRSNGTLGYKALWNKREGFPSKEFMAKLNPKLENFYEEKLFGEVKTLGEKAGELLPEMAEKMGLNPGIAVAVGNIDAHVSAPGSGVVDSGKMLMIMGTSICDIVIAKEEKPMPGIFGLVEDGVIPGLYGYEAGQTAVGDIFEWFVNNCVPENYNKEARDRNIGIHELLEEKASKLKPGESGLVALDWFNGNRSILVNADLTGMILGMTLHTKPEEIYRALIEATAYGQRVIIESFIEHGVPINELYACGGLSQKNKMLMQIYADVTNKPIKVSAELQTTSLGSSMFAAVAAGKEVGGYENIVDAANNMARLKDEVFIPIEENVEVYEKLYNEYKILHDYFGTGINDSMLRLKNIKKEVKENVLEVLA is encoded by the coding sequence ATGAAGTATGTTGTGGGAATAGATTATGGAACACAATCAGGAAGAGCTGTAGTAGTTAATTGTGAAAATGGAAATGTAGTAGGGGAATCTGTTTATAATTATGCTGATGGAGTTATAGATGATTTACTACCAACTACTAAAGAAGAACTTCCAGTAGATTGGGCTCTACAAAATCCAAATGACTATTTAGAAGTATTATTTAGAGCAGTTCCAGATGCTGTACAAAAATCAGGAGTTAACAAAGAGGATATAGTGGGGGTAGGTATTGACTTTACTGCTTGTACAGTATTACCTATTAATGAAAAAGGTCAAGCACTATGCAACTTAGATGAGTATAAAAACAATCCACATGCTTGGACAAAATTATGGAAACATCATGGTGGACAGCCAGAAGCTAATATAATAAATGCGTTGGCTAAAGAAATGGGAGAGAGATTTTATAAAAGAATAGGTAAGATATCATCAGAGTTGTTATTACCTAAAATATTTGAACTAGTTAATGATGACCCACGACTTTATGATGAAATATATGCATTTATAGAAGGAACTGATTGGGTAACCATGCAAATGACAGGGAAATTAGTAAGAAGCAATGGAACTTTAGGATATAAAGCATTATGGAATAAAAGAGAAGGATTCCCAAGTAAAGAATTTATGGCAAAATTAAATCCAAAGCTAGAAAACTTCTATGAAGAAAAGTTATTTGGAGAAGTTAAAACATTAGGAGAAAAGGCAGGAGAATTACTGCCAGAAATGGCCGAAAAAATGGGACTTAATCCAGGAATAGCAGTAGCTGTTGGGAACATAGATGCTCATGTGTCTGCACCAGGATCTGGGGTTGTAGACAGTGGAAAAATGTTAATGATAATGGGAACTTCAATTTGTGATATTGTAATAGCAAAAGAAGAGAAACCAATGCCAGGAATATTTGGTTTAGTTGAAGATGGTGTTATACCAGGATTATACGGATATGAGGCAGGTCAAACTGCAGTGGGTGATATATTTGAATGGTTTGTAAATAACTGTGTTCCGGAAAATTATAACAAAGAAGCTAGAGATAGAAATATAGGAATACATGAATTATTAGAAGAAAAGGCATCGAAATTAAAGCCAGGTGAAAGTGGACTTGTAGCATTGGATTGGTTTAATGGTAATAGATCGATATTGGTTAATGCAGATTTAACAGGAATGATTTTAGGTATGACTCTACATACTAAGCCAGAAGAAATATATAGGGCGTTAATTGAAGCAACAGCATATGGTCAAAGAGTTATAATAGAATCATTTATAGAGCATGGAGTTCCAATAAATGAATTATATGCTTGTGGTGGATTATCACAAAAGAATAAGATGTTAATGCAAATATATGCAGATGTAACTAATAAACCAATAAAAGTTTCAGCAGAATTACAAACTACTTCTTTAGGATCTTCAATGTTTGCAGCTGTAGCAGCAGGTAAGGAAGTTGGAGGATATGAAAATATAGTAGATGCAGCAAATAATATGGCAAGGTTAAAAGATGAAGTATTTATTCCAATAGAAGAGAATGTAGAAGTTTATGAAAAATTATACAATGAGTATAAGATATTACATGACTATTTTGGAACTGGAATAAATGATTCAATGTTAAGATTAAAGAACATAAAAAAAGAAGTTAAAGAAAACGTACTAGAGGTACTAGCTTAA
- a CDS encoding Lin0368 family putative glycerol transporter subunit gives MAIFRTAIGGTIAGLFAGGIWGAFAGEPYGIIGGWFAALVIIGLLWFMNHYVGLIHNSAEGSFVDMATAIGTTCIVRDLMMKGTAELSASIPTFICLAVGGVIGGVLAYVAQKSMEKDSEESLNA, from the coding sequence ATGGCTATTTTTAGAACGGCTATAGGTGGAACTATAGCAGGATTATTTGCAGGCGGAATATGGGGAGCATTTGCAGGAGAACCATATGGAATAATAGGAGGATGGTTTGCAGCTTTAGTTATAATAGGGTTATTGTGGTTTATGAATCACTATGTTGGACTTATACACAACTCAGCTGAGGGATCTTTTGTAGATATGGCAACTGCAATAGGTACAACTTGTATAGTCAGAGATTTAATGATGAAAGGTACAGCAGAGTTATCAGCTTCAATACCAACATTTATTTGTTTAGCAGTAGGAGGAGTTATTGGGGGAGTATTAGCTTATGTAGCTCAAAAAAGCATGGAAAAAGATAGTGAAGAATCTCTAAATGCTTAA
- a CDS encoding Lin0368 family putative glycerol transporter subunit, with the protein MTVQFIFTTILGGAVFAFLCNFVWGKLVDNFGPIGGWIAAGTLVGTTWALNHGINLVHQGGGIWMDMAIAACFGGLTFSTMNGASLKKCVPTICGTIIGGIIAGTALSFIL; encoded by the coding sequence ATGACCGTGCAATTTATATTTACTACAATTTTAGGAGGAGCTGTATTTGCTTTTCTATGCAACTTTGTTTGGGGAAAACTAGTTGATAATTTTGGTCCAATAGGAGGATGGATTGCAGCAGGTACACTTGTTGGAACTACTTGGGCTTTAAATCATGGAATAAATTTAGTACATCAAGGCGGAGGAATATGGATGGATATGGCAATAGCAGCGTGCTTTGGTGGTCTTACATTTTCTACAATGAATGGTGCTAGTTTAAAAAAATGTGTTCCGACAATATGTGGAACTATAATAGGTGGTATAATAGCAGGTACTGCATTATCATTTATTTTATAA
- the dhaL gene encoding dihydroxyacetone kinase subunit DhaL produces MTNISLDKSYFINVIKDLAKMVEEKNEYFTKLDSEIGDGDHGINLNIGFREVMKQLPTWEELDLTALFKKVGMSLLGKVGGSSGPLYGSFFMKFGVPAANKNEVNFSEFYQMFKIGIEAIESRGKAVVGEKTMVDALRPALDEFTKSIELGLEPEECFENFVRAANTGAERTIDIVAQKGRAMRLGERSIGHMDPGAASSCYILEVFNNNLKDYINKQ; encoded by the coding sequence GTGACTAATATAAGTTTGGATAAAAGTTATTTTATAAATGTAATAAAAGATTTAGCAAAAATGGTTGAAGAAAAAAATGAATATTTTACTAAGCTAGACTCTGAAATAGGAGATGGTGATCATGGTATAAATTTAAATATAGGTTTCAGAGAAGTTATGAAGCAACTTCCAACATGGGAGGAGTTAGATTTAACTGCTTTATTTAAAAAAGTTGGAATGAGTTTATTAGGTAAGGTAGGAGGTTCTTCTGGACCATTATACGGAAGTTTCTTTATGAAATTTGGAGTACCAGCAGCTAACAAAAATGAAGTTAATTTTAGTGAATTTTATCAAATGTTTAAAATAGGTATAGAGGCAATAGAATCAAGAGGTAAGGCTGTTGTTGGAGAAAAAACAATGGTTGATGCATTAAGACCGGCTTTAGATGAATTTACAAAATCTATAGAATTAGGGTTAGAGCCAGAAGAATGCTTTGAAAATTTTGTAAGAGCAGCTAATACTGGAGCAGAACGTACTATAGATATTGTTGCTCAAAAAGGTAGAGCAATGAGGTTAGGAGAAAGGTCAATTGGTCATATGGACCCAGGTGCAGCATCATCATGTTACATACTAGAGGTATTTAATAACAATTTAAAAGATTATATAAATAAACAATAA
- a CDS encoding sn-glycerol-1-phosphate dehydrogenase, whose protein sequence is MNNNISVESLLKGIQNCSCKRTHEVPIEDVIIEENAIDRLGDLLEKYAYKNLFLVYDNNTYNLCSEKINKALENKNFNINTMTYVREHELTPDENALSEFIVNFNPKEDEFIIAIGSGVINDICKYVSYKLNKEYMVIATAPSMDGYASNVSALTLNNLKVTYPANLPKAILADINILKDAPYRMILAGFGDIMGKFSALKDWQLGHLVNGEYLCKEVYELVNYSVNQVLNEAQNIKNRTAIGIKKLMDSLILTGIGMSFVGNSRPASGSEHHLSHYIEIQALLENFEIPLHGEKVACGTVITQKLRERLINTNKELKENKEFKFSLANWKSDILNKYKEASHEIFSLSEKNDTLSEAKRLKRLASIEANKDAIIELLSSGPSSKDIMDIFDSIELDYGYSYISHEMLEDAILYAKEIRDRYTISHLLWDLRLLPEYSKVIAKEYYVEVTC, encoded by the coding sequence ATGAATAATAATATTTCAGTAGAAAGTCTTTTAAAAGGAATACAAAATTGTAGTTGCAAGAGAACTCATGAGGTACCAATAGAGGATGTAATAATAGAAGAAAATGCAATAGATAGGTTAGGAGATTTATTAGAAAAATATGCATATAAAAATTTATTTTTAGTATATGATAATAATACTTATAACCTTTGCAGTGAAAAGATAAATAAAGCGTTAGAAAATAAAAATTTTAATATAAATACTATGACTTATGTAAGAGAGCATGAGTTGACACCTGATGAAAACGCTTTATCGGAGTTTATTGTTAATTTTAATCCTAAAGAAGATGAATTTATAATAGCCATTGGATCTGGTGTAATAAATGATATATGCAAATACGTAAGTTATAAATTAAATAAAGAATATATGGTTATTGCAACAGCACCTTCAATGGATGGGTATGCATCAAACGTATCTGCATTGACTTTAAATAATCTAAAAGTAACATATCCAGCAAATTTACCCAAAGCAATACTTGCTGATATAAATATATTAAAAGATGCTCCATATAGAATGATTCTTGCAGGATTTGGAGATATAATGGGTAAATTTTCAGCTCTTAAAGATTGGCAATTAGGTCATTTAGTAAATGGCGAGTATTTATGTAAAGAAGTATATGAATTAGTTAACTATTCAGTAAATCAAGTCTTAAATGAAGCTCAAAATATAAAAAATAGAACAGCAATAGGAATTAAAAAGTTAATGGATAGCTTAATCCTTACAGGTATAGGCATGAGTTTTGTAGGAAACTCTAGGCCAGCATCAGGCTCTGAACATCATCTTTCTCACTACATAGAAATCCAGGCATTATTAGAAAACTTTGAAATACCTCTACATGGAGAAAAAGTAGCTTGTGGAACAGTTATTACTCAAAAGCTTCGTGAAAGATTGATAAATACAAATAAAGAATTAAAAGAAAATAAAGAATTTAAATTTAGTTTAGCAAATTGGAAGTCTGATATCTTAAACAAATACAAAGAAGCATCACATGAGATATTTAGTTTAAGTGAAAAAAATGATACTTTATCAGAGGCTAAGAGGTTAAAAAGATTAGCTTCTATAGAAGCGAACAAAGATGCAATAATTGAGCTACTTTCATCTGGACCATCATCAAAAGATATAATGGATATTTTTGATTCAATTGAATTAGATTATGGATATTCTTATATAAGTCATGAAATGTTAGAAGATGCTATACTTTATGCAAAGGAAATTAGAGATAGATATACGATAAGTCACTTATTATGGGATTTAAGGTTATTGCCAGAGTATAGTAAAGTAATTGCAAAAGAATATTATGTAGAAGTTACATGCTAA
- a CDS encoding L-ribulose-5-phosphate 4-epimerase: MLENLKKEVFEANLELVKHNLVIFTWGNVSGIDRKNNLIVIKPSGVSYDEMTENDMVVVDFDGNVVEGNLKPSSDTQTHIELYKKYDEIGGIVHTHSTWATGWAQAKLDIVPLGTTHSDYFYGDIPCTRELTKNEVEYDYEKNTGLVILEELEKRNIQPLSVPGILVASHGPFSWGKDAKNAVYNAVVLEEVAKINFISKSLNPNVSNINDYILDKHYLRKHGENAYYGQ, translated from the coding sequence ATGCTTGAGAATTTAAAAAAGGAAGTTTTTGAAGCTAATTTAGAACTAGTAAAACATAATTTAGTAATATTTACTTGGGGAAATGTAAGCGGAATAGACAGAAAAAATAATTTAATAGTAATAAAACCAAGTGGCGTTAGTTATGATGAAATGACTGAAAATGATATGGTAGTAGTAGATTTTGATGGAAATGTAGTTGAAGGAAATTTAAAACCATCATCAGATACTCAGACTCATATTGAATTATATAAAAAGTATGATGAAATAGGTGGAATAGTTCATACTCATTCAACATGGGCTACAGGATGGGCTCAAGCAAAATTGGATATTGTACCGCTAGGAACTACTCACAGTGATTATTTTTATGGAGATATACCATGTACTAGAGAATTAACAAAAAATGAAGTAGAATATGATTATGAAAAAAACACTGGATTAGTAATACTTGAAGAATTAGAAAAAAGAAATATACAACCATTAAGTGTACCAGGAATATTAGTAGCTAGTCACGGACCATTTTCATGGGGAAAAGATGCAAAAAATGCAGTATACAATGCAGTAGTATTAGAAGAAGTTGCAAAAATTAACTTTATATCAAAAAGCTTAAATCCAAATGTAAGTAATATAAATGATTATATATTAGATAAGCACTATCTTCGTAAACATGGGGAAAACGCTTACTACGGTCAGTAA